The following coding sequences lie in one Periophthalmus magnuspinnatus isolate fPerMag1 chromosome 24, fPerMag1.2.pri, whole genome shotgun sequence genomic window:
- the il20ra gene encoding interleukin-20 receptor subunit alpha isoform X1, translating into MWASLFLMLVFCTAALSSTPNPTNVTFASENFRNILKWSPGYGTPADTKYSVRYAIYGDSLEKRVHWRTALHCTEISRTWCDLSVETSDLEHGYFAKVRAVSQKRHSKWVETPNRFDPKIETEFGPPHVSLEVDDKYVIISMEGPMRYLPHNHTSQVSMATLYPHMTYNLSIHNTHTGVIRHFTLSSKQFKYRIVDQGIEYCFSAKTKIEDRHMPSKHHSSACHCIATPKVPLIDRLEKIIICTTVSVVLLCLLAVGGYVLHKYLSGTDQRSPYILNPTFYPPPLPIPSENFNIIVIPVNTFASSGGTYASQNSFLQTSPSSVHLPLLSKPVENHHGLSLQKNSETGTLQLQFSQNESSDVIEGGSVISSTGYAAQSLRPEQPTNQLDDLPDDYGVLGLSRAEDTEEVGSEEQEDGFLHLDWSPKSRTLIIPGLDLGLGQRDRGGPPNLETVFVRQPSEDEALLGAERIGSGQRETGDFLAKWNLIVSDD; encoded by the exons ATGTGGGCCAGTCTGTTTCTTATGCTTGTTTTTTGTACAG CAGCCCTCTCCTCGACCCCAAACCCCACCAATGTCACCTTCGCCTCTGAAAATTTTAGAAATATCCTGAAATGGTCTCCAGGTTATGGCACTCCAGCTGACACCAAGTACAGTGTGCGCTATGCGAT TTATGGGGACAGTTTGGAGAAGCGGGTTCACTGGAGAACTGCCCTGCACTGTACTGAGATCTCAAGGACCTGGTGTGACCTGAGTGTGGAGACATCTGACTTGGAACATGGATACTTCGCCAAAGTCCGTGCTGTGAGCCAGAAAAGACACTCAAAATGGGTGGAGACACCCAACAGATTTGATCCTAAAATTGAGA CTGAATTTGGCCCTCCACATGTTTCTTTGGAAGTTGATGACAAATATGTGATTATCTCAATGGAAGGACCGATGAGATACCTCCCTCACAACCATACCTCACAAGTTTCCATGGCGACACTATACCCCCACATGACCTATAACCTCTCTATCCACAACACTCACACTGGAGTTATT cGACACTTCACATTGAGCAGTAAGCAGTTCAAGTATCGCATTGTGGATCAAGGAATCGAATACTGTTTTTCTGCCAAAACTAAAATAGAGGACAGGCATATGCCCTCCAAACATCATTCCTCTGCATGTCACTGCATTGCCACACCTAAAG TTCCACTCATTGACCGACTTGAGAAAATAATTATCTGCACAACGGTTTCAGTGGTGTTGTTATGTTTGCTGGCAGTAGGCGGCTACGTCCTCCACAAATACTTGTCGGGAACAGATCAGAGGAGTCCTTACATCCTG AACCCGACTTTCTACCCTCCACCGTTGCCAATACCATCTGAGAATTTCAACATAATTGTCATCCCAGTTAACACATTTGCATCTTCTGGGGGAACTTATGCTTCCCAAAACTCCTTCCTGCAAACATCGCCATCATCAGTCCATCTTCCGTTACTGAGTAAACCAGTAGAAAATCACCATGGTTTAAGCCTGCAAAAAAATTCAGAAACAGGGACCTTGCAATTACAATTCAGTCAAAATGAGAGTTCAGATGTTATTGAAGGGGGAAGTGTAATCAGCTCTACGGGTTATGCTGCTCAAAGTCTCCGCCCAGAACAGCCAACTAATCAATTAGATGACTTGCCAGATGACTATGGTGTTTTAGGATTGTCTAGAGCAGAGGACACAGAAGAGGTTGGTTCTGAAGAACAGGAGGACGGATTTCTTCATCTTGACTGGAGTCCCAAAAGCAGGACATTAATAATACCAGGTCTTGATTTGGGGCTTGgacagagggatagaggaggTCCACCTAATTTGGAAACTGTATTCGTGAGGCAGCCATCAGAAGATGAGGCACTGTTAGGAGCAGAGAGGATCGGGAGTGGTCAAAGGGAGACAGGGGATTTTTTGGCAAAGTGGAACCTCATTGTGTCAGATGACTAG
- the il20ra gene encoding interleukin-20 receptor subunit alpha isoform X2, which produces MWASLFLMLVFCTALSSTPNPTNVTFASENFRNILKWSPGYGTPADTKYSVRYAIYGDSLEKRVHWRTALHCTEISRTWCDLSVETSDLEHGYFAKVRAVSQKRHSKWVETPNRFDPKIETEFGPPHVSLEVDDKYVIISMEGPMRYLPHNHTSQVSMATLYPHMTYNLSIHNTHTGVIRHFTLSSKQFKYRIVDQGIEYCFSAKTKIEDRHMPSKHHSSACHCIATPKVPLIDRLEKIIICTTVSVVLLCLLAVGGYVLHKYLSGTDQRSPYILNPTFYPPPLPIPSENFNIIVIPVNTFASSGGTYASQNSFLQTSPSSVHLPLLSKPVENHHGLSLQKNSETGTLQLQFSQNESSDVIEGGSVISSTGYAAQSLRPEQPTNQLDDLPDDYGVLGLSRAEDTEEVGSEEQEDGFLHLDWSPKSRTLIIPGLDLGLGQRDRGGPPNLETVFVRQPSEDEALLGAERIGSGQRETGDFLAKWNLIVSDD; this is translated from the exons ATGTGGGCCAGTCTGTTTCTTATGCTTGTTTTTTGTACAG CCCTCTCCTCGACCCCAAACCCCACCAATGTCACCTTCGCCTCTGAAAATTTTAGAAATATCCTGAAATGGTCTCCAGGTTATGGCACTCCAGCTGACACCAAGTACAGTGTGCGCTATGCGAT TTATGGGGACAGTTTGGAGAAGCGGGTTCACTGGAGAACTGCCCTGCACTGTACTGAGATCTCAAGGACCTGGTGTGACCTGAGTGTGGAGACATCTGACTTGGAACATGGATACTTCGCCAAAGTCCGTGCTGTGAGCCAGAAAAGACACTCAAAATGGGTGGAGACACCCAACAGATTTGATCCTAAAATTGAGA CTGAATTTGGCCCTCCACATGTTTCTTTGGAAGTTGATGACAAATATGTGATTATCTCAATGGAAGGACCGATGAGATACCTCCCTCACAACCATACCTCACAAGTTTCCATGGCGACACTATACCCCCACATGACCTATAACCTCTCTATCCACAACACTCACACTGGAGTTATT cGACACTTCACATTGAGCAGTAAGCAGTTCAAGTATCGCATTGTGGATCAAGGAATCGAATACTGTTTTTCTGCCAAAACTAAAATAGAGGACAGGCATATGCCCTCCAAACATCATTCCTCTGCATGTCACTGCATTGCCACACCTAAAG TTCCACTCATTGACCGACTTGAGAAAATAATTATCTGCACAACGGTTTCAGTGGTGTTGTTATGTTTGCTGGCAGTAGGCGGCTACGTCCTCCACAAATACTTGTCGGGAACAGATCAGAGGAGTCCTTACATCCTG AACCCGACTTTCTACCCTCCACCGTTGCCAATACCATCTGAGAATTTCAACATAATTGTCATCCCAGTTAACACATTTGCATCTTCTGGGGGAACTTATGCTTCCCAAAACTCCTTCCTGCAAACATCGCCATCATCAGTCCATCTTCCGTTACTGAGTAAACCAGTAGAAAATCACCATGGTTTAAGCCTGCAAAAAAATTCAGAAACAGGGACCTTGCAATTACAATTCAGTCAAAATGAGAGTTCAGATGTTATTGAAGGGGGAAGTGTAATCAGCTCTACGGGTTATGCTGCTCAAAGTCTCCGCCCAGAACAGCCAACTAATCAATTAGATGACTTGCCAGATGACTATGGTGTTTTAGGATTGTCTAGAGCAGAGGACACAGAAGAGGTTGGTTCTGAAGAACAGGAGGACGGATTTCTTCATCTTGACTGGAGTCCCAAAAGCAGGACATTAATAATACCAGGTCTTGATTTGGGGCTTGgacagagggatagaggaggTCCACCTAATTTGGAAACTGTATTCGTGAGGCAGCCATCAGAAGATGAGGCACTGTTAGGAGCAGAGAGGATCGGGAGTGGTCAAAGGGAGACAGGGGATTTTTTGGCAAAGTGGAACCTCATTGTGTCAGATGACTAG